A genomic region of Salinibacter pepae contains the following coding sequences:
- a CDS encoding PqiC family protein, with protein sequence MTVPVPSVLLRRLGWCAVAAGLVALSTAGCVRLLEPRTSDATYYLLDGASPPDTAATPPPSTDPPGLRIGLQSPRLAPYLDETRLVTRHGPNAVAFSEFHRWGETLDRGIGRTVARTLEARSGIRSVEGVPWPRGATFDYLLRLHVLSFEGVGPRPPGPDADDDAPPPDGHAQMTVQWTLRRPGADTVLVQETTHHRTEDWRVTDYEGLVARLSRGLHVLANDVGTHLQTLRRP encoded by the coding sequence ATGACTGTGCCCGTCCCCTCCGTTCTTCTCCGTCGGCTCGGATGGTGCGCCGTGGCCGCCGGCCTGGTCGCGCTCTCAACGGCCGGGTGTGTGCGCCTGTTGGAGCCGCGCACGAGCGACGCCACCTATTACCTGCTCGACGGCGCGTCGCCCCCCGATACCGCGGCGACGCCGCCCCCGTCCACGGACCCGCCCGGCCTGCGGATCGGCCTGCAAAGCCCGCGCCTGGCCCCCTACCTCGACGAGACGCGCCTCGTGACGCGCCACGGCCCCAACGCGGTCGCGTTTTCCGAATTTCACCGGTGGGGCGAAACCCTGGACCGGGGCATCGGTCGCACCGTGGCCCGCACGCTGGAGGCCCGTTCGGGGATCCGGTCTGTAGAGGGGGTGCCGTGGCCGCGCGGGGCGACCTTCGACTACCTCCTGCGGCTGCACGTCCTCAGCTTCGAGGGCGTCGGGCCGCGCCCCCCAGGGCCAGACGCCGACGACGATGCCCCCCCACCGGACGGCCACGCTCAGATGACTGTGCAGTGGACCCTTCGCCGGCCAGGGGCGGACACCGTGTTGGTGCAGGAAACCACCCATCACCGAACGGAAGACTGGCGTGTAACCGACTACGAGGGGCTCGTTGCCCGCCTTAGCCGCGGCCTCCACGTGCTCGCAAACGATGTGGGCACGCACCTTCAGACGCTCCGCCGCCCCTAA
- a CDS encoding MlaD family protein codes for MSQRVSPTLIGLFVVGALALGVVGVGAFGSGQFFEQRTTFISYFDESVNGLDVGAPVKFKGVPIGEVTDINLRVDLENETFQVPVQYAINLDPVTDTTGARLNLDDPALLRAQIEDGLRAQLQLESIVTGKLYVELTYVSDPDSAVYAQGPPSRLSIPTELSPLAKLGEGASGLVTNLRQFDVTQINENLVTFLVNANDKLEALDAEAINRSALSTIESVREVVESEEVRTALQDMPKATERLRATIKDAQALIQRLDRGVEPTADELETTSRQLRATLKRMRRTMDEVDQTLSPNSGIGYQMNEALSNLSEATEALRVLVQSLERNPSMFLRGREEPPPSNQQ; via the coding sequence ATGAGCCAACGTGTCAGCCCGACCCTTATCGGCCTCTTCGTCGTCGGCGCCCTGGCGCTGGGCGTCGTGGGGGTGGGGGCCTTCGGCTCCGGGCAGTTTTTCGAGCAGCGAACGACGTTCATCAGCTACTTCGACGAGTCGGTCAATGGGCTCGACGTGGGCGCCCCGGTCAAGTTCAAGGGCGTGCCCATCGGCGAGGTGACGGACATCAACCTGCGCGTCGACCTCGAAAACGAGACGTTTCAGGTGCCGGTGCAGTACGCCATCAACCTCGATCCGGTGACGGACACCACCGGGGCGCGCCTCAACCTCGACGATCCGGCCCTGCTCCGCGCCCAGATCGAGGATGGGCTGCGGGCGCAGTTGCAGCTCGAAAGCATCGTCACCGGCAAGCTGTACGTCGAGCTCACGTACGTCTCCGACCCGGACTCGGCCGTCTACGCCCAGGGGCCGCCGTCCCGCCTGTCCATTCCGACCGAGCTCTCCCCCCTGGCCAAGCTCGGCGAGGGCGCGTCCGGCCTCGTGACGAACCTGCGCCAGTTCGACGTGACGCAGATCAACGAGAACCTCGTCACGTTCCTCGTCAACGCCAACGACAAGCTGGAGGCGCTCGACGCCGAGGCGATCAACCGCTCGGCCCTGTCGACCATCGAGTCGGTGCGGGAGGTGGTGGAGTCGGAGGAGGTGCGCACCGCGTTGCAGGACATGCCAAAGGCCACCGAGCGGCTGCGGGCCACCATCAAGGACGCACAGGCCCTGATCCAGCGGCTCGATCGGGGCGTGGAGCCGACGGCCGACGAGCTCGAAACGACGAGCCGGCAGCTCCGCGCAACCCTAAAACGGATGCGCCGCACGATGGACGAGGTGGATCAGACCCTCTCCCCCAATTCCGGCATCGGCTACCAGATGAACGAGGCCCTCTCGAACCTCTCGGAGGCCACGGAGGCCCTGCGGGTGCTCGTGCAGTCCCTGGAGCGCAACCCCAGCATGTTCCTCCGCGGCCGCGAAGAGCCCCCTCCCTCGAACCAGCAGTAG
- a CDS encoding ABC transporter ATP-binding protein, with product MSSPDAAPAISAEDLVLAFGSFVVMEDLTFDVESGEIFAIMGGSGSGKSTLLKHLFGQMHPSAGTIRIGGRDLWAMSADERAAMLREVGILYQADALWSTMTLAENVALPLEEHTALAASDIARIVSLKLALVGLRGFEDFRPHEISGGMRKRAALARAVALDPDLLFFDEPTSGLDPISARRLDDLILQLRDSLDTTVVVVSHDLESIFTIADRALYLDIDTKTMTALGPPEALRSNPPNERVYQFLTRSLDNE from the coding sequence ATGTCCTCCCCCGACGCCGCCCCCGCCATTTCGGCCGAGGATCTCGTGCTCGCCTTTGGGTCCTTCGTGGTGATGGAGGACCTTACGTTTGACGTGGAGTCGGGCGAGATTTTTGCGATCATGGGCGGGAGCGGGTCGGGCAAGAGCACCCTGCTCAAGCACCTGTTCGGCCAGATGCACCCGTCCGCGGGCACAATTCGGATTGGCGGGCGCGACCTGTGGGCGATGAGCGCGGACGAACGCGCCGCGATGCTCCGCGAGGTGGGCATCCTCTACCAGGCGGACGCGCTCTGGAGCACCATGACGCTCGCCGAGAACGTGGCCCTGCCCCTCGAAGAACACACGGCCCTTGCGGCCTCGGACATTGCCCGGATTGTATCGCTCAAGCTCGCCCTCGTCGGCCTGCGGGGCTTCGAGGACTTCCGTCCCCACGAAATCAGTGGGGGCATGCGGAAGCGGGCCGCCCTCGCCCGGGCCGTCGCCCTCGATCCCGACCTGCTGTTCTTCGACGAGCCGACCTCCGGCCTCGACCCGATCAGCGCCCGGCGCCTCGACGACCTCATCCTACAACTGCGCGACAGCCTCGACACGACCGTCGTGGTGGTGAGTCACGACCTGGAAAGCATCTTTACCATCGCCGACCGCGCGCTCTACCTCGACATCGACACCAAGACGATGACGGCCCTCGGCCCCCCTGAGGCCCTGCGAAGCAACCCACCCAACGAGCGCGTGTACCAGTTCCTGACTCGGTCTCTCGACAACGAATAG
- a CDS encoding ABC transporter permease, whose protein sequence is MQVETHHTDDTLVLAPVGDWTLDRPLPDARAVMVNAAPSSPVAAVAFDTSGLGDWDSSLVTFLFEAAEYGRAHDLDVRTDTLPTALERLVALSQAVPEANTTPEAEDTALLARLGRWGLAAYDEAHALVTFLGQAVRSVGAILMGRGRMRWRTFGVALQESTASALPIVTVISLLVGLIVAFLGAVVLQRFGADYFVSYLVSYGMLRELGALMTAIIMTGRTGAAFAAELGSMQVNEEIDALETFGISPIDFLVTPRILAVVLALPMLTLYANALGILGGMGVAVTMLDLTTTQFLTGLLEPVVLSDALVGIFKAVVYGGIIGLAGCMRGLQTGDDASAVGQATTSAVVTGILLIVFANAVIDWAAAVLQV, encoded by the coding sequence ATGCAGGTCGAGACCCATCATACCGACGACACGCTGGTCCTTGCGCCCGTGGGCGACTGGACCCTTGACCGGCCGCTGCCCGACGCACGGGCCGTGATGGTAAACGCCGCCCCGTCGAGCCCCGTGGCGGCGGTCGCCTTCGACACCTCCGGGCTGGGCGACTGGGACAGCAGCCTCGTCACCTTTCTCTTTGAGGCCGCCGAGTACGGCCGGGCCCACGACCTGGACGTGCGCACCGACACGCTCCCCACGGCCCTCGAGCGGCTCGTTGCGCTCTCGCAGGCCGTGCCGGAGGCGAACACGACGCCGGAGGCGGAGGACACGGCTCTGCTCGCCCGCCTCGGCCGCTGGGGCCTGGCGGCGTACGACGAGGCGCACGCACTGGTCACTTTCCTCGGGCAGGCCGTCCGCAGCGTGGGCGCCATCCTCATGGGGCGCGGCCGAATGCGCTGGCGCACGTTCGGGGTGGCCCTGCAGGAAAGCACCGCCTCGGCCCTGCCCATCGTCACGGTCATCAGCCTCCTCGTGGGCCTTATCGTCGCGTTCCTGGGGGCCGTGGTGCTCCAGCGGTTCGGGGCGGACTACTTCGTCTCCTACCTCGTCAGCTACGGCATGCTGCGGGAGCTGGGGGCCCTCATGACCGCCATCATCATGACGGGCCGCACCGGGGCCGCGTTCGCCGCCGAGCTCGGGAGCATGCAGGTGAACGAGGAGATCGACGCGCTGGAGACGTTCGGCATCTCGCCGATCGACTTTCTGGTGACGCCCCGCATCCTGGCGGTCGTGCTGGCCCTGCCGATGCTCACGCTCTACGCGAATGCGCTGGGCATCCTCGGCGGCATGGGGGTGGCCGTGACCATGCTGGACCTCACGACCACGCAGTTCCTCACGGGCCTCCTGGAGCCGGTCGTGCTGTCCGACGCCCTCGTGGGAATCTTCAAGGCCGTCGTGTACGGCGGCATCATCGGCCTCGCCGGGTGCATGCGCGGCCTCCAGACCGGGGACGACGCCTCCGCGGTGGGCCAGGCCACGACGTCCGCCGTCGTCACCGGCATCCTCCTCATTGTCTTCGCCAACGCCGTCATCGACTGGGCCGCGGCCGTGCTTCAGGTGTGA
- a CDS encoding OmpA family protein — MSMSSVRHSRPLVLLVTALLLGGCSSLSNTEKGAIIGTGAGGAAGAAVGKAAGGTAEGAIIGAAVGGAAGALIGSRMDTKAEELDEELENADVERVGEGIKVTFDSGILFDFDSATLRAEARQNLTEFAESMEGFEDTKILVVGHTDAQGSEEYNQTLSDRRAESATRHLVDRGVDPSRLTSVGRGETEPVASNETEEGRQQNRRVEVAIYANEEYRERVQAQTEGSGGR, encoded by the coding sequence ATGTCCATGTCGTCTGTTCGTCATTCCAGGCCCCTGGTTCTCCTCGTCACGGCCCTCCTGCTGGGCGGGTGCTCGTCACTGAGCAACACCGAGAAGGGCGCCATCATCGGCACCGGCGCCGGGGGCGCGGCCGGGGCGGCCGTCGGGAAGGCGGCCGGCGGCACCGCGGAGGGCGCCATCATCGGCGCGGCCGTGGGCGGCGCGGCCGGGGCCCTTATCGGCAGCCGCATGGACACCAAGGCCGAAGAGCTCGACGAGGAACTCGAGAACGCCGATGTGGAGCGGGTCGGGGAGGGCATCAAGGTGACCTTCGACAGCGGCATTCTGTTTGACTTCGACTCCGCCACCCTCCGCGCCGAGGCCCGCCAGAACCTGACCGAGTTCGCAGAAAGCATGGAGGGGTTCGAGGACACCAAGATTCTCGTCGTGGGCCACACGGACGCCCAGGGCTCCGAGGAATACAACCAGACGCTCTCGGACCGACGTGCGGAGTCGGCCACACGGCACCTCGTGGACCGCGGCGTCGATCCGAGCCGCCTGACGTCTGTGGGGCGGGGCGAGACCGAGCCCGTCGCCTCCAACGAGACGGAGGAGGGCCGTCAGCAGAATCGGCGCGTGGAGGTCGCCATCTACGCCAACGAGGAGTACCGGGAGCGCGTGCAGGCGCAGACGGAGGGCAGCGGCGGCCGGTAG
- a CDS encoding nicotinate phosphoribosyltransferase, with amino-acid sequence MPFDDQLRPDTSALYTDLYQLTMLQAYWREDMDEPAVFDLFVRRLKDRHYLVACGLEQALEFLETLSFSEAALDYLATQDPFEPAFLDWLADFEFTGDVYAVPEGTPVFPDEPLVEVVAPIGEAQLAETFLLNQMTFQTTIASKASRIVEAAQIDGEDRLVADFGMRRTHGTDAAMKGARAAYIAGVDATSNVAAGQAYDLPVTGTMAHSYVEAHDSEVEAFRAFSALYPETILLVDTYDTLDGVRKVIDLMDETDEEVQVRGIRLDSGDLAELARSSRTLLDEAGLADVMIFASGGLDEHAIADLLDRGAPIDGVGVGTRMGTSADQPALDSAYKLSGYAGTPRMKLAPEKSNLPGRKQVVRQYEDGTAVRDVIATEDEQTHGAPLLERVMADGKRTEAGAPRPLSAIREHAAARLDELPSRLRTPTANPEDYDVVLSDALENRVADTRDALANTMAAEAA; translated from the coding sequence ATGCCGTTCGACGACCAGCTCCGCCCGGACACGTCCGCGCTGTACACGGACCTCTATCAGCTCACCATGCTGCAGGCCTACTGGCGGGAAGACATGGACGAGCCGGCGGTGTTCGACCTCTTCGTGCGCCGCCTGAAAGACCGACACTACCTGGTGGCCTGTGGGCTCGAGCAGGCACTGGAATTCTTGGAGACGCTTTCGTTTTCGGAGGCGGCCCTCGACTACCTCGCCACGCAGGACCCGTTCGAGCCCGCGTTCCTCGACTGGCTGGCCGACTTCGAGTTTACCGGCGACGTGTACGCCGTGCCCGAGGGCACGCCGGTCTTCCCCGACGAGCCGCTGGTGGAGGTTGTGGCCCCCATCGGGGAGGCCCAGCTCGCGGAGACGTTTCTCCTGAATCAGATGACGTTTCAGACGACGATTGCCTCGAAGGCGAGCCGGATCGTCGAGGCCGCCCAGATCGATGGCGAGGACCGGCTCGTGGCCGACTTTGGCATGCGCCGCACGCACGGCACCGACGCGGCGATGAAGGGCGCCCGCGCGGCCTACATCGCGGGGGTCGACGCCACCTCCAACGTGGCCGCCGGCCAGGCCTACGACCTGCCGGTCACCGGCACCATGGCCCACAGCTACGTCGAGGCGCACGACTCGGAAGTGGAGGCCTTCCGCGCCTTCTCGGCGCTCTACCCGGAGACGATTCTGCTGGTCGACACCTACGACACGCTCGACGGCGTGCGCAAGGTGATCGACCTGATGGATGAGACAGACGAGGAGGTGCAGGTGCGCGGCATCCGGCTCGACTCGGGCGACCTTGCGGAGCTGGCCCGCTCCTCCCGCACCCTGCTCGACGAGGCCGGCCTTGCCGACGTCATGATCTTCGCCAGCGGGGGGCTCGACGAGCACGCGATCGCGGACCTCCTCGACCGCGGCGCCCCCATCGACGGCGTCGGGGTCGGCACCCGGATGGGCACGTCCGCCGACCAGCCCGCCCTCGACAGCGCCTACAAGCTGTCCGGGTACGCCGGGACGCCCCGCATGAAGCTCGCCCCCGAGAAGTCGAACCTGCCGGGCCGAAAGCAGGTCGTCCGCCAGTACGAGGACGGCACGGCCGTCCGGGACGTCATTGCGACCGAGGACGAGCAGACACACGGGGCGCCGCTGCTGGAACGCGTCATGGCCGACGGGAAGCGGACCGAGGCTGGGGCCCCGCGCCCCTTGTCGGCAATCCGGGAGCACGCAGCGGCGCGGCTGGACGAGTTGCCGTCTCGTCTCCGCACTCCCACTGCCAACCCGGAGGACTACGACGTCGTTCTCAGCGACGCCCTGGAGAACCGGGTCGCGGACACCCGCGACGCCCTGGCAAACACGATGGCCGCCGAAGCCGCGTAG
- a CDS encoding zinc-dependent metalloprotease: MHRPLFLVLASLLLAACTTVNVRPDDAADEPGGPSTEAPSSTADDETAKADDGEDDPFEPWGKTLEGTRRVDGFLPLHEKDDGTLYAEIPSERMGDPFGLTLHVSQGVGVFNLHDGLPLSDTRLMEFRRVNRSVHLVHRNVRFRADAGPMRTSLDDNTGDSVVEAFDIVSRNDSTGHLLIEVSDFLTSDYPEIGDRLSLYFGGAPASLQGGKSYVKRARGFPDNTEIDVSLTYQGSSAPLIGGEAVPDYRAVPVGVRYSLFALPESKMQRRRADDRVGYFVDAVKDFSRGRASTPYVRYVQRWRLAPSDTAAYKRGELVEPAEPIVYYVGRTVPTRYREYVKQGIEAWNEAYRAAGYKNAVVAKVAPDDSTWSAEDIRYSTVRWTAAHQMGYAIGPSQTDPRTGEILNADVLISSSFVRGWQDTYSQITPGPDADTGAPAQGPVSPRTPKALRKMLSPELARRACWAERGMAQQIGLQRTLLLARGAIAPGESMPERYLGAAIKDLVMHEVGHTLGLRHNFKASSGIPNDELHDESYTEEHGVSLSVMDYAPVNVALNEEEQGHYWNPTVGPYDEWAIKYGYMPIAEQSDDGALTRNGPLADTATAATAGLHKIAATSGDPTHRYGTDEDTWLGGYAVDPLTNAWELGSDPMAFAETRAELVQAVMPKLEDRLVSEGERYYPLRRATTALLMERYRSLRPVTKTVGGSYVARDHKGTPDARPPLRPVPAEEQREAVRLLVDEAFAPDAFEFDPERLNKLAPNRRSHWGTSPSLPLDYPVHRRVHTIQRNLLRELLHPARLQRMIDAQARTPDGAGYAPGALFRTMTDAVWSELDTAGPQPAPINSFRRPLQRTYADMLIELMMGTTSWITITTAGIDQIDAPEDVRSVARLELTELSDQIETALNTPGLKRETRAHLSETQARIDRALNASLDLSP; this comes from the coding sequence ATGCACAGACCCCTCTTCCTCGTTCTCGCCTCCCTCCTTCTCGCCGCGTGCACGACGGTGAACGTCCGCCCGGACGACGCGGCCGACGAGCCGGGCGGGCCCTCGACCGAAGCCCCCTCGTCCACCGCCGATGATGAGACGGCGAAGGCGGACGATGGCGAGGACGACCCATTCGAGCCCTGGGGCAAGACGCTCGAGGGCACCCGAAGAGTCGACGGGTTTCTGCCCCTCCACGAGAAAGACGACGGGACGCTCTACGCCGAGATTCCGTCGGAACGGATGGGCGACCCGTTCGGGCTCACCCTCCACGTCAGCCAGGGCGTAGGGGTCTTCAACCTACACGACGGGCTGCCCCTCAGCGACACGCGCCTGATGGAGTTCCGCCGTGTGAACCGCTCCGTGCACCTCGTCCACCGCAACGTTCGCTTCCGGGCGGATGCGGGCCCGATGCGCACGTCCCTGGACGACAACACCGGGGACTCCGTGGTCGAGGCCTTCGACATCGTCAGCCGCAACGACTCGACCGGACACCTGCTGATCGAGGTGTCCGACTTCCTGACGTCGGACTACCCCGAGATCGGCGACCGGCTCAGCCTGTACTTTGGCGGGGCCCCGGCCTCCCTTCAGGGTGGAAAGAGCTACGTGAAGCGGGCCCGGGGCTTCCCGGACAACACGGAGATCGACGTATCGCTGACCTATCAGGGCTCGTCCGCCCCGCTCATTGGGGGCGAGGCCGTCCCCGACTACCGGGCCGTGCCCGTGGGCGTGCGGTACTCCCTGTTTGCGCTTCCGGAGTCCAAAATGCAGCGACGCCGCGCCGACGACCGGGTGGGCTACTTCGTCGACGCGGTGAAGGACTTTTCTCGGGGCCGGGCGTCCACCCCCTACGTGCGCTACGTGCAGCGCTGGCGCCTGGCGCCCAGCGACACCGCGGCCTACAAACGCGGCGAGCTCGTGGAGCCGGCCGAGCCGATCGTGTACTACGTGGGCCGCACGGTGCCTACCCGGTACCGCGAGTACGTGAAGCAGGGCATTGAGGCCTGGAACGAGGCCTACCGCGCCGCCGGCTACAAGAACGCGGTGGTGGCCAAGGTGGCGCCGGACGATTCCACGTGGAGCGCCGAGGACATTCGCTACTCCACGGTGCGGTGGACGGCGGCCCACCAGATGGGCTACGCCATCGGCCCCTCGCAGACGGACCCGCGGACCGGCGAGATTCTGAACGCCGACGTCCTCATCTCCTCCTCGTTCGTCCGCGGCTGGCAGGACACCTATAGCCAGATCACCCCCGGCCCGGACGCGGACACGGGCGCCCCCGCCCAGGGGCCGGTGTCGCCCCGCACCCCCAAGGCCCTCCGCAAGATGCTCTCGCCGGAGCTGGCCCGGCGGGCCTGCTGGGCGGAGCGCGGCATGGCACAGCAGATCGGCCTGCAGCGGACCCTCCTCCTCGCCCGGGGCGCCATCGCCCCCGGCGAGTCCATGCCCGAGAGGTACCTCGGCGCGGCCATCAAGGACCTGGTCATGCACGAGGTCGGTCATACGCTCGGCCTGCGGCACAACTTCAAGGCCTCCTCCGGCATCCCCAACGACGAGCTCCACGACGAGAGCTACACCGAAGAGCACGGGGTGAGCCTGTCGGTGATGGACTACGCCCCCGTCAACGTCGCCCTCAACGAGGAGGAGCAGGGCCACTACTGGAACCCAACCGTGGGACCCTACGACGAGTGGGCCATCAAGTACGGGTACATGCCCATCGCCGAGCAATCCGACGACGGCGCCCTCACCCGAAACGGGCCCCTCGCCGACACGGCAACCGCCGCGACGGCGGGCCTCCACAAGATTGCCGCCACGTCGGGCGACCCGACGCACCGCTACGGCACCGACGAGGACACCTGGCTGGGCGGCTACGCCGTCGACCCGCTGACAAACGCCTGGGAGCTGGGCAGCGACCCGATGGCCTTCGCCGAGACCCGCGCGGAACTCGTGCAGGCGGTGATGCCGAAGCTCGAAGACCGGCTCGTCTCGGAAGGCGAGCGCTACTACCCCCTCCGCCGGGCCACAACGGCCCTCCTCATGGAGCGGTACCGGTCGCTTCGTCCCGTTACGAAGACCGTGGGCGGCAGCTACGTGGCCCGCGACCACAAGGGCACGCCCGACGCCCGTCCCCCGCTTCGGCCCGTACCGGCGGAGGAGCAGCGCGAGGCCGTCCGCCTGCTCGTAGACGAGGCCTTTGCCCCCGACGCCTTCGAGTTTGACCCGGAACGGCTCAACAAGCTGGCCCCAAACCGACGCTCGCACTGGGGCACGTCCCCGAGCCTTCCCCTCGACTACCCCGTGCACCGCCGCGTCCACACCATACAGCGCAACCTGCTCCGCGAGCTGCTCCACCCGGCCCGCCTGCAGCGCATGATCGACGCCCAGGCCCGCACCCCGGACGGCGCCGGGTACGCACCGGGCGCCCTCTTCCGGACGATGACCGACGCCGTCTGGAGCGAGCTCGACACGGCCGGCCCTCAACCCGCCCCCATCAATTCGTTCCGGCGGCCGCTGCAGCGCACCTACGCCGACATGCTGATCGAACTCATGATGGGCACCACCAGCTGGATCACCATCACCACGGCCGGCATCGACCAGATCGACGCCCCCGAGGATGTCCGCTCGGTGGCACGGCTGGAGCTGACCGAGCTGTCCGACCAGATCGAGACCGCCCTGAACACTCCCGGTCTGAAGCGGGAGACACGGGCCCACCTGTCCGAGACGCAGGCCCGCATCGACCGGGCCCTGAACGCATCGCTGGACCTGAGCCCGTAG
- a CDS encoding GbsR/MarR family transcriptional regulator translates to MSESKAPSPVEKELIEKFGNIYESYGLRRLQGLIVGLLLTKSEPVSLDDMVEILDRSKGPISISVRRLDDMDYVRKVEGPNNRRNYYESHPNIFFNNFKFNMQTVRENRSIAERFLTRIDTEGDETEKTKRSLEHMEAFYDLMESFFEDFAERWWEVKQEQLAEESNQEVVTPR, encoded by the coding sequence ATGAGCGAATCGAAAGCCCCTTCTCCAGTCGAAAAAGAACTGATCGAAAAGTTCGGCAACATCTACGAGTCCTACGGCCTTCGGCGCCTGCAAGGGCTGATCGTCGGGCTCCTGCTTACGAAGAGTGAGCCGGTGTCCCTCGACGACATGGTCGAGATTCTTGACCGCTCGAAGGGGCCCATCTCCATTTCCGTGCGGCGGCTCGACGACATGGACTACGTCCGCAAGGTGGAGGGCCCAAACAACCGGCGGAACTACTACGAATCCCACCCCAACATTTTCTTCAACAACTTCAAGTTCAACATGCAGACGGTTCGGGAAAACCGCTCGATCGCCGAGCGTTTCCTAACCCGGATCGACACCGAGGGCGACGAGACCGAAAAGACCAAAAGAAGCCTCGAGCACATGGAGGCCTTTTATGACCTCATGGAGTCGTTCTTCGAAGACTTCGCCGAGCGCTGGTGGGAAGTCAAACAGGAGCAGCTGGCGGAGGAATCCAACCAGGAGGTCGTAACGCCCCGGTAG